The Catenulispora sp. MAP5-51 genomic interval CCTCGCGCGGCTGGCGAAGCTGCCGGGCCTGCGGATCCCGACCGCGCTCCCGGACACCACGCATGTCTGGCACATCCTGCGGTTCCGCTTCGACCCGGCCGCGTTCGGCTTGGACGGCGTGCGGCCCGAAGCGCTGCGCTCGACTTTGCGCCGGCTGCTGCGTGCCGAGGGCGTGCCGGTGTCCCAGTACCAGCTGATGCCCCTGCCCGACCAGAAGGTGTTCGTCGACCGGCTCGGCTTCGGCGTGGGGCACCACCCGTGGGCGCTGACCGGGGCGGCGGGGACCACCGCGGGCGAGGGCTATCCGGTGACCCGTGCGGTCATCGCCGATTCCCTGACCATCCAGAAGCGCCACCTCAATCCGGGAGCCGGCGATCTGCTCGGCCGGTACGCGGAGGCCTTCGAGAAGGTGTGGGCCGCCGGCGACATGGTGGCCACGCTGGCGAAGGCGGCGTCATGACGGGCACGCAGCTCCTGGAGCGGGAGGCGCCGGAGGCGCTGGAGCACCTTGAGGCGATCGCCGCGCGCATCCGCTCGCACGTCGTCGACATGTGCGCCGGGCCCGAAGGCGGCCATCTCGGCGGGGCGTTCTCCTGCGCCGATGTGCTCACCGCGCTGTATTTCTCGGTGCTGAACGTGGATCCGGAGCGGCCGGAGGATCCGGATCGCGACCGTTTCCTGCTCAGCAAGGGCCACGCCGCCGTCGGCCTGTACGCGACGCTGGCCGAGCGGGGCTTCTTCCCGGTGGCCGAGCTCGCCGGCTACGGCCGCCCCGGCAGCCGGCTGATGGGCCATCCCGTGCGCGCGGTGCCCGGCGTGGAACTGCCGACCGGGTCGCTCGGCCACGGGCTCGCCCTGGCTTGCGGCTTCGCGCTCGCCAACCGGTACGCCGGCCGCGGCGCGCGCAGCTTCGTGCTGCTCGGCGACGGCGAGTTGCAGGAGGGCTCGGTGTGGGAGGCCGCGATCGCGGCCGCCTCGCTGCGGCTGGACCGGCTGGTCGCGATCGTGGACCGCAACGGCCTGCAGCTGACCGGCGCCACCGAGGGCATCGCCCCGATGGAGCCGCTGGCCGAGCGCTGGAGCAGTTTCGGGTGGGCGGTCCGCGACGTGGACGGGCACGACCCGGCCGCGCTCGCGCACCACCTCGGCGCGGCGCCGTGGGAGCCCGGCAAGCCGAGCGTGCTCATCGCGCGCACGGTCAAGGGCCACGGATTGCCGTTCCTGGCCGGCCGCAGCTCCAGCCACTATGTGACGCTCTCGCCGCGCAACCACGCCCGGGCACTCAGTGCCCTGCGACGCCCGGAGGTTCTGGGATGAGTCCCGGGATGAGCCGCGCGACGCGCGAGGCGTACCGCGACACCCTGCTTCCGCTGCTGGGCCGGCATCCCGAGCTGATGTGCCTGGACTCCGACACCGGCCTGTTCGGCGCCGATCACGTCGCCGAGGCGGGCGAGCAGTACCTCAACATCGGCATCGCCGAGCAGAACCTGATGGGCGTGGCCGCCGGGATGGCCGCGTGCGGGCGCGTGCCGTTCGTCAACACGATGGCCGCCTTCGCCGCGTCCCGGGCCCTGGAGGCGATCAAGATAGACATCGCCTACAACCGGTTGCCGGTCCGCATCATGGCCACCCACGGCGGTCTGGCCGCCGGCCACCTCGGCCCGACGCACCAGGCGCTGGAAGACCTCGCGGTCATGCGGGTGCTGCCCGGGATGACCGTGGTGGTGCCGGCGGACGCCGCCGCCACGGAGGCGTTCGTCGAGCAGAGCGTGGACCTGCCCGGACCGCTCTACGTCCGGCTCGGCCGCAAGCCCACCCCGCCCCTGCCCGACGGCCCGCCCCCGGTCATCGGCCAGGCGCAGACCCTGCGGCACGGTGACGACGTCGTGCTCGTCGCCTGCGGCCCCTACCCGGTGCTCGCCTGCCTGGCCGCCGCGGACGCCCTGGCCGCGGACGGCGTCCAGGCCTGCGTGCTGAACATGCACACGCTGCGGCCGCTGGACACCGCGACGCTGGCCGCCGCGGCCCGCCCGACCCGGCTCGTGGTGACCCTCGAAGAGCACTGGCGCAGCGGGGGCCTGGGCGGCGCGGTGGCCGAGGCGCTGGCCGAGACCGAGCCCGTCAGGGTACTGCGACTCGGCGTGCCCGACACCTTCGTCGGCGAGGTCGGCAACCAGGAACACCTCGTCAGGCATTACGACCTCACCGCGGAGCGGGTCGCGGGGGCGGTCCGTACCGCCCTGCACACGGCGGCCCGCTCCGTCACACCCGATCACGACAAGGAGCTCATCTCATGACCACGAACGTCGCCCAGGCCCAGGCCTGCCCGGAGTGCGAGGAGCCGGTGGACCTCACCGGCTCGGCGCGCCTGAACGAGATCCTCGAGTGCGCCGGCTGCCGCAGCGAACTGGAGATCGTGGCGCTGAACCCCACGGTGCTGGCCCTGGCGCCCGAGGTCGAGGAGGACTGGGGCGAGTGAGCACCGACAGCGCACTTTTCAGCGTCACGCTCGACGCCGTCAAGAACCTCGCCGACTCCGGCACCCACCTCGTCGGCGCCGAGGAGTTCGCGTCGTTGACGAACTCCACCGCCCAGGACTGGGCCCGTTTCGCCGAGAACTGGGAGGACCTCGAGCTCGACACCTACATGGCCGACGGCGGGACCTACCGGTTCCGGCGTTACGACCAGTTCGTGATCGATGTCGAGGCCGAGCGCCTCATCCTGCTCCA includes:
- a CDS encoding transketolase — translated: MTGTQLLEREAPEALEHLEAIAARIRSHVVDMCAGPEGGHLGGAFSCADVLTALYFSVLNVDPERPEDPDRDRFLLSKGHAAVGLYATLAERGFFPVAELAGYGRPGSRLMGHPVRAVPGVELPTGSLGHGLALACGFALANRYAGRGARSFVLLGDGELQEGSVWEAAIAAASLRLDRLVAIVDRNGLQLTGATEGIAPMEPLAERWSSFGWAVRDVDGHDPAALAHHLGAAPWEPGKPSVLIARTVKGHGLPFLAGRSSSHYVTLSPRNHARALSALRRPEVLG
- a CDS encoding transketolase family protein gives rise to the protein MSRATREAYRDTLLPLLGRHPELMCLDSDTGLFGADHVAEAGEQYLNIGIAEQNLMGVAAGMAACGRVPFVNTMAAFAASRALEAIKIDIAYNRLPVRIMATHGGLAAGHLGPTHQALEDLAVMRVLPGMTVVVPADAAATEAFVEQSVDLPGPLYVRLGRKPTPPLPDGPPPVIGQAQTLRHGDDVVLVACGPYPVLACLAAADALAADGVQACVLNMHTLRPLDTATLAAAARPTRLVVTLEEHWRSGGLGGAVAEALAETEPVRVLRLGVPDTFVGEVGNQEHLVRHYDLTAERVAGAVRTALHTAARSVTPDHDKELIS
- a CDS encoding lysine biosynthesis protein LysW; the protein is MTTNVAQAQACPECEEPVDLTGSARLNEILECAGCRSELEIVALNPTVLALAPEVEEDWGE